The following proteins are co-located in the Kineococcus endophyticus genome:
- the secA gene encoding preprotein translocase subunit SecA — MPAIVEKVLRAGEGRVVKRLHRIAEQVNALEPDFEGMSDAELRGETDRFKERLAGGETLDDLLPEAFAVVREAARRTLGQRHFDVQLMGGAALHQGNIAEMRTGEGKTLVATLPAYLNALTGKGVHVITVNDFLAEYQSDLMGRVFRFLGLTSSCILSRMRPDERREAYAADITYGTNNEFGFDYLRDNMAWNVSEMVQRGHHFAVIDEVDSILIDEARTPLIISGPSDAPTKWYTEFAKIVRRLTIDVDYEVDEKKRTIGILEAGIEKVEDLLGIENLYESVNTPLIGFLNNAVKAKELFKRDKDYVVSPNDEVLIVDEHTGRILAGRRYNEGMHQAIEAKEGVPIQNENQTLATITLQNFFRMYDKLSGMTGTAMTEAAEFHQTYKLGVVPIPTNRPAVRIDQPDLVYKNEQAKFAAVVEDIAEHHAAGQPVLVGTTSVEKSEYLSNLLTKAGVEHTVLNAKQHEREASIVAQAGRKGAVTVATNMAGRGTDIMLGGNAEFLAVAAMKDKGLDPDEAPDAYEAAWPEVLEQANASVQAEHDEVRDLGGLYVLGTERHESRRIDNQLRGRSGRQGDPGESRFYLSLTDDLMRLFNAALVESFLTRTGIPEDVPIESKMVSRAIQSAQGQVEGRNFEIRKNVLKYDDVLNRQREVIYTERLKVLEGEDLHVQIRHFIDDVVTAYVSEATARGFGEDWDLEELFTALRSLYPVSITPEEVVEAAGGRGNLTVERLVEEMRGDAQACYDAREEELGAEALRDLERRVVLSVLDRKWREHLYEMDYLQEGIGLRAMAQRDPLVEYQREGYQLFGAMTDAIKEESVGYLFSLQVQPAAQAGVAATPPGFGAPPVRQQLQYSAPTAEGDVEVHAGDAQATEAATGNRAQRRAAERAQREV, encoded by the coding sequence GTGCCAGCGATCGTCGAAAAGGTCCTCCGCGCCGGCGAGGGCCGCGTCGTCAAGCGTCTGCACCGCATCGCGGAGCAGGTCAACGCCCTCGAACCCGACTTCGAGGGGATGAGCGACGCGGAGCTGCGGGGCGAGACCGACCGCTTCAAGGAGCGCCTCGCCGGTGGCGAGACGCTCGACGACCTGCTCCCGGAGGCCTTCGCGGTCGTCCGCGAGGCGGCTCGCCGCACGCTGGGCCAGCGGCACTTCGACGTGCAGCTCATGGGTGGTGCGGCGCTGCACCAGGGCAACATCGCCGAGATGCGCACCGGTGAGGGCAAGACGCTCGTCGCCACGCTGCCGGCGTACCTCAACGCGCTGACCGGCAAGGGCGTCCACGTCATCACGGTCAACGACTTCCTCGCCGAGTACCAGTCCGACCTCATGGGACGCGTCTTCCGGTTCCTGGGCCTGACGAGCTCCTGCATCCTGTCCCGGATGCGCCCCGACGAGCGGCGCGAGGCCTACGCGGCCGACATCACGTACGGGACGAACAACGAGTTCGGCTTCGACTACCTGCGCGACAACATGGCGTGGAACGTCTCCGAGATGGTCCAGCGCGGCCACCACTTCGCCGTCATCGACGAGGTCGACTCGATCCTCATCGACGAGGCCCGCACCCCGCTGATCATCTCGGGCCCCTCCGACGCCCCGACGAAGTGGTACACGGAGTTCGCCAAGATCGTCCGGCGCCTGACGATCGACGTCGACTACGAGGTCGACGAGAAGAAGCGCACCATCGGCATCCTCGAGGCCGGCATCGAGAAGGTCGAGGACCTCCTCGGCATCGAGAACCTCTACGAGAGCGTCAACACCCCGCTCATCGGGTTCCTCAACAACGCCGTCAAGGCCAAGGAGCTCTTCAAGCGGGACAAGGACTACGTCGTGTCCCCGAACGACGAGGTCCTCATCGTCGACGAGCACACGGGCCGCATCCTGGCGGGCCGCCGCTACAACGAGGGCATGCACCAGGCCATCGAGGCCAAGGAGGGGGTGCCGATCCAGAACGAGAACCAGACGCTCGCGACGATCACGCTCCAGAACTTCTTCCGCATGTACGACAAGCTCTCGGGCATGACCGGGACGGCCATGACCGAGGCCGCCGAGTTCCACCAGACGTACAAGCTGGGCGTGGTGCCGATCCCCACGAACCGGCCCGCCGTCCGCATCGACCAGCCCGACCTCGTCTACAAGAACGAGCAGGCCAAGTTCGCGGCCGTCGTGGAGGACATCGCCGAGCACCACGCCGCGGGGCAGCCGGTCCTCGTCGGGACGACGAGCGTGGAGAAGAGCGAGTACCTCTCCAACCTGCTGACCAAGGCCGGTGTCGAGCACACCGTCCTGAACGCCAAGCAGCACGAGCGCGAGGCCTCGATCGTCGCGCAGGCCGGCCGCAAGGGCGCCGTCACGGTCGCCACGAACATGGCCGGCCGCGGGACGGACATCATGCTCGGCGGCAACGCCGAGTTCCTCGCGGTCGCCGCCATGAAGGACAAGGGCCTGGACCCCGACGAGGCGCCCGACGCCTACGAGGCGGCCTGGCCGGAGGTCCTCGAGCAGGCCAACGCCTCGGTCCAGGCCGAGCACGACGAGGTCCGCGACCTCGGCGGTCTCTACGTGCTGGGCACCGAGCGCCACGAGTCGCGCCGCATCGACAACCAGCTGCGCGGACGGTCGGGCCGCCAGGGCGACCCGGGGGAGTCCCGGTTCTACCTCTCGCTCACCGACGACCTCATGCGCCTGTTCAACGCCGCGCTCGTCGAGAGCTTCCTGACCCGCACGGGCATCCCGGAGGACGTCCCGATCGAGTCCAAGATGGTCTCGCGCGCCATCCAGAGCGCCCAGGGCCAGGTCGAGGGCCGCAACTTCGAGATCCGCAAGAACGTCCTGAAGTACGACGACGTCCTCAACCGCCAGCGCGAGGTCATCTACACCGAGCGCCTCAAGGTGCTCGAGGGCGAGGACCTGCACGTCCAGATCCGCCACTTCATCGACGACGTCGTCACCGCGTACGTCTCGGAGGCCACCGCCCGGGGCTTCGGCGAGGACTGGGACCTCGAGGAGCTGTTCACGGCACTGCGCAGCCTGTACCCCGTCTCGATCACGCCCGAGGAGGTCGTCGAGGCCGCCGGTGGCCGCGGGAACCTCACCGTCGAGCGACTGGTCGAGGAGATGCGCGGTGACGCGCAGGCCTGCTACGACGCCCGCGAGGAGGAGCTGGGGGCCGAGGCCCTGCGCGACCTCGAGCGCCGCGTCGTCCTGTCGGTCCTGGACCGCAAGTGGCGTGAACACCTCTACGAGATGGACTACCTGCAGGAGGGCATCGGCCTGCGGGCGATGGCCCAGCGGGACCCGCTCGTGGAGTACCAGCGCGAGGGCTACCAGCTCTTCGGCGCGATGACCGACGCCATCAAGGAGGAGTCGGTCGGGTACCTGTTCTCGCTGCAGGTCCAGCCGGCCGCCCAGGCCGGTGTCGCCGCCACGCCGCCCGGTTTCGGTGCTCCGCCGGTCCGTCAGCAGCTGCAGTACTCCGCCCCCACGGCGGAGGGCGACGTCGAGGTGCACGCCGGTGACGCGCAGGCGACGGAGGCCGCCACGGGCAACCGCGCCCAGCGCCGCGCGGCCGAGCGCGCCCAGCGCGAGGTCTGA